In one window of Gossypium hirsutum isolate 1008001.06 chromosome A01, Gossypium_hirsutum_v2.1, whole genome shotgun sequence DNA:
- the LOC107917067 gene encoding probable WRKY transcription factor 75: protein MENFQGFLTTSSLLGYGEFQSGKGLMEEMEGGAENKTFAGLLGTQKKKGDRKKIRKPRYAFQTRSKVDILDDGYRWRKYGQKAVKNNKFPRSYYRCTHQGCNVKKQIQRLTKDEGMVVTTYEGMHSHPIQNSNDNFDHILSQMQIYTTSF from the exons ATGGAAAATTTTCAGGGATTTTTGACAACTTCATCCTTGCTTggttatggtgaatttcaaagtGGGAAGGGATTGATGGAAGAGATGGAGGGTGGGGCTGAGAACAAAACCTTTGCTGGGTTGCTTGGGACCCAGAAGAAGAAAGGAGACCGTAAAAAGATAAGAAAGCCAAGATATGCTTTCCAAACTAGAAGCAAAGTTGATATACTTGATGATGGCTATAGATGGAGAAAATATGGCCAGAAAGCTGTCAAGAACAACAAATTCCCTAG AAGTTATTATCGATGCACGCATCAAGGATGCAATGTGAAAAAACAAATTCAAAGGTTAACAAAAGATGAAGGAATGGTGGTGACAACTTATGAAGGCATGCATTCCCATCCCATTCAAAATTCTAATGACAACTTTGACCATATCTTAAGCCAGATGCAGATCTACACTACTTCCTTTTAA